Proteins encoded by one window of Perca fluviatilis chromosome 13, GENO_Pfluv_1.0, whole genome shotgun sequence:
- the LOC120571866 gene encoding transmembrane protein 196 isoform X4, translated as MILFSACCICGLIGGILNFQFVRALNKRPDSMQSIHLAAMTLACLGISSCTLSTWLTCRLASSEQQRMFLEREHSLHHSHEMTEKEILDNSSNGIPQISYNGHTTVSP; from the exons ATGATCTTATTTTCGGCATGCTGTATTTGTGGTCTGATTGGTGGGATCCTAAACTTCCAGTTTGTTCGGGCGCTGAACAAACGACCAGACTCCATGCAATCGATCCATCTGGCTGCCATGACTCTGGCCTGTCTGG GGATCTCTTCCTGTACCTTATCCACATGGCTTACCTGTCGCCTGGCTAGCTCCGAGCAGCAGAGGATGTTCCTGGAGAGGGAACACTCACTGCACCATTCGCATGAGATGACCGAGAAG GAGATCCTGGACAACTCCAGTAACGGCATTCCTCAGATATCTTACAACGGACACACCACAGTATCACCATGA
- the LOC120571866 gene encoding transmembrane protein 196 isoform X1 yields the protein MSAQCTMILFSACCICGLIGGILNFQFVRALNKRPDSMQSIHLAAMTLACLGISSCTLSTWLTCRLASSEQQRMFLEREHSLHHSHEMTEKEILDNSSNGIPQISYNGHTTVSP from the exons ATGATCTTATTTTCGGCATGCTGTATTTGTGGTCTGATTGGTGGGATCCTAAACTTCCAGTTTGTTCGGGCGCTGAACAAACGACCAGACTCCATGCAATCGATCCATCTGGCTGCCATGACTCTGGCCTGTCTGG GGATCTCTTCCTGTACCTTATCCACATGGCTTACCTGTCGCCTGGCTAGCTCCGAGCAGCAGAGGATGTTCCTGGAGAGGGAACACTCACTGCACCATTCGCATGAGATGACCGAGAAG GAGATCCTGGACAACTCCAGTAACGGCATTCCTCAGATATCTTACAACGGACACACCACAGTATCACCATGA